One part of the Stigmatella aurantiaca genome encodes these proteins:
- a CDS encoding DUF1501 domain-containing protein produces MKKNPTPPSPGRRNLLKAAAGFMGASLFGGLPFRAFAQASDLAAPDRCFIFVYFNGGWDQLLAFDPKDPDIFTPERVTSTQILPGYNLINDPRFESRPLVPEKNGVRSNIHFGPAVGRLANHFDLMTVVRGINMNTLGHEVGYRYFLTGKQPIGSAARGSSTATEIVGQFKPAVPIPSVAYNIETYNDRYPGQANALRVSRSADLLLTLSPSSRTLDSEIEKELVDLRGQPISCEAAAYGARGVGTAYATSQDQMRSVLSNRLDNAFRFERPEHAELRQKYGLAGSGPYDNEAGRAALVATALKKGISQCVTINMTGGLDTHFGTQLTHANNQRRGFDALATLVDDLRASNHPAGGNFMDHTTIMVFSEFSRTPTINTSGGRDHHLTNSCLLMGAGVKHNFVMGRSGDIGMSPGTFDLRTGASDPNGENILPEHVIATVLASANLDYSITRVEPLRTILA; encoded by the coding sequence ATGAAGAAGAACCCAACGCCCCCCAGTCCTGGCCGCCGCAACCTGCTCAAGGCCGCCGCCGGCTTCATGGGCGCCAGCCTCTTCGGCGGCCTGCCCTTCCGCGCGTTCGCCCAGGCGTCGGACCTGGCCGCCCCGGACCGCTGCTTCATCTTCGTGTACTTCAACGGCGGCTGGGATCAGCTGCTGGCCTTCGACCCCAAGGACCCGGACATCTTCACCCCGGAGCGGGTCACCAGCACGCAGATCCTCCCCGGCTACAACCTCATCAATGATCCGCGCTTCGAGTCCCGGCCGCTGGTGCCGGAGAAGAACGGCGTCCGGTCGAACATCCACTTCGGCCCCGCGGTGGGCCGGCTGGCGAACCACTTCGACCTGATGACGGTGGTGCGCGGCATCAACATGAACACGCTGGGCCACGAGGTGGGCTACCGCTACTTCCTCACCGGCAAGCAGCCCATCGGCAGCGCGGCGCGCGGCTCGTCCACCGCCACGGAGATCGTCGGGCAGTTCAAGCCCGCGGTGCCCATCCCCTCGGTGGCCTACAACATCGAGACGTACAACGACCGCTACCCCGGCCAGGCCAACGCCCTCCGGGTGAGCCGCTCGGCGGACCTGCTGCTGACGCTCTCGCCCAGCTCCCGCACACTGGACAGCGAAATCGAGAAGGAGCTGGTGGACCTGCGCGGCCAGCCCATCTCGTGCGAGGCGGCGGCCTACGGGGCGCGCGGCGTGGGAACAGCGTACGCCACGAGCCAGGACCAGATGCGCTCGGTGCTCTCCAACCGGCTGGACAACGCCTTCCGCTTCGAGCGGCCCGAGCACGCGGAGCTGCGGCAGAAGTACGGCCTGGCGGGCTCGGGGCCCTACGACAACGAGGCGGGCCGCGCGGCGTTGGTGGCCACCGCGCTCAAGAAGGGCATCAGCCAGTGCGTCACCATCAACATGACCGGTGGCCTGGACACGCACTTCGGCACCCAGCTCACGCACGCCAACAACCAGCGCCGCGGCTTCGACGCGCTGGCCACGCTTGTGGACGACCTCCGGGCAAGCAACCATCCGGCGGGCGGCAACTTCATGGACCACACCACCATCATGGTGTTCTCCGAGTTCTCCCGCACGCCGACCATCAACACCTCCGGTGGGCGTGACCACCACCTGACCAACAGCTGCCTGCTCATGGGGGCAGGGGTGAAGCACAACTTCGTGATGGGCCGCAGCGGGGACATCGGCATGTCGCCGGGCACGTTTGACCTTCGGACCGGAGCATCGGATCCTAACGGGGAAAACATCCTGCCGGAGCACGTCATCGCCACGGTGCTGGCTTCGGCGAACCTCGACTACAGCATCACCCGGGTGGAGCCGCTGAGGACCATCCTGGCCTGA